A portion of the Solea senegalensis isolate Sse05_10M linkage group LG17, IFAPA_SoseM_1, whole genome shotgun sequence genome contains these proteins:
- the fbxo16 gene encoding LOW QUALITY PROTEIN: F-box only protein 16 (The sequence of the model RefSeq protein was modified relative to this genomic sequence to represent the inferred CDS: inserted 1 base in 1 codon), with protein sequence MPHPPRSANNCGKMQTKLSAWTPLNHPVANGKIFEERRTLLAKWFDRWSDSQRRAVLQDFVLSCSPGQLKFLSLIVSRRLPLQAADFTCLLPRALCLYIFSFLDPRSLCRCAQVSWHWKNIVELDQLWMPKCLRFSWCISFSPSPLQQSVKIIIQKKQMFQCTNAQNVQNSLIHLQSATSMQLVIPKVKRVSSRHEDEPEPALLTQSLRRKPSSXSALPPWRDSDRRPKDTLRFNYLDNLSPIKQALETHMKSPALTCRHNTSQPDVESKKSPSDATYKLRKAKSLMFLSSNYRPQHPPLPPHHHDAQTQPEQASCGNSHPVTKETTRSLLCLAQWNAGVRPGPVRSAVPQLSVEALRVWKRSQRSSPSSPLFEV encoded by the exons ATGCCACATCCACCACGATCTGCCAACAACTGTGGCAAAATGCAGACAAAACTGAGCGCCTGGACTCCTCTGAACCATCCTGTGGCAAACGGCAAG ATATTTGAAGAACGACGGACTCTTCTGGCAAAGTGG TTTGACAGGTGGTCTGACAGCCAGAGGAGAGCAGTGCTACAGGACTTTGTACTGAGCTGTTCACCAGGGCAGCTGAAGTTCCTGAGCCTCATTGTGAGCAGACGGCTCCCCCTGCAGGCAGCAGACTTCACTTGCCTGCTGCCCAGAGCCCTCTGCCTCTACATCTTCTCCTTCCTGGACCCTCGCAGCCTCTGTAGATGTGCTCAG GTGAGCTGGCACTGGAAGAACATTGTGGAGCTGGACCAGCTGTGGATGCCCAAGTGTCTGAGGTTCAGCTGGTGCATCAGTTTCTCCCCCTCACCGCTTCAGCAGAGCGTCAAgataataatacaaaagaaacagatgtttcaatgtacaaatgcacaaaatgtacaaaattcCTTGATCCACCTCCAGAGTGCTACGTCCATGCAGTTGGTGATCCCAAAAGTAAAAAGGGTGAGCAGCAGACATGAGGATGAGCCAGAACCAGCCTTACTCACCCAGTCTCTGAGAAGAAAGCCAAGCA AGAGTGCTCTGCCTCCATGGAGAGATTCTGACAGACGTCCTAAAGACACACTGCGTTTTAACTACCTGGACAACCTGAGCCCCATCAAACAAGCCCTGGAAAC CCACATGAAAAGCCCAGCTCTCACCTGCCGCCACAACACATCGCAGCCAGACGTCGAGAGCAAGAAATCCCCGTCTGACGCCACTTACAAACTCCGCAAAGCCAAATCTCTG ATGTTCCTCAGTTCCAACTACAGACCCCAAcatcctcctctgcctcctcatcatcatgatGCCCAAACTCAGCCTGAACAGGCGTCTTGTGGTAACAGTCATCCTGTCACTAAGGAGACCACCAGGAGCCTGCTGTGCCTGGCCCAGTGGAATGCTGGGGTCCGTCCAGGGCCCGTGAGGTCAGCAGTTCCCCAGCTGAGCGTGGAGGCTCTCAGAGTGTGGAAACGCTCACAGCGCAGCTCTCCCA GTTCACCACTGTTTGAAGTTTAA
- the fam49a gene encoding CYFIP-related Rac1 interactor A isoform X2, translated as MGNLLKVLTRDIENYPHFFLDFENAQPTEGERDVWNQVNSVLQDSENILLGLQAYKGAGQEIRDAIQNPSDHMLQERAWNSVCPLVIKLKKFYSFSLRLEEALQSLLECLTCPPFTPTQHLEREQALAKQFAEILHFTLRFDELKMRIPAIQNDFSYYRRTISRNRINNMNLDIENEVNNEMANRMSLFYAEATPMLKTLSNATTNFVTENKTLPLENTTDCLSTMASVCKVMLETPEYSSRFSSEDTLLFCMRVMVGVIILYDHVHPNGAFNKSSKIDVRERHTHTHTRQIKVFVMRTLSVFILSLFGFQMKGCIKVLKEQPADNVEGLLNALKFTTKHLNDESTPKNIRTMLQ; from the exons ATGGGTAACCTGCTAAAAGTCCTAACAAGAGATATAGAGAACTATCCACACTTTTTCCTGGACTTTGAAA ATGCACAGCCGACAGAAGGAGAGCGAGACGTGTGGAACCAGGTGAACTCCGTCCTGCAGGACTCTGAGAACATCCTGTTGGGCCTGCAGGCGTACAAAGGCGCCGGCCAAGAGATCAGAGAT gcaaTTCAAAATCCCAGTGACCACATGCTGCAGGAGCGAGCCTGGAACTCCGTCTGCCCGCTGGTCATCAAACTCAAGAAGTTCTACAGCTTCTCTCTCAGACTTG AGGAGGCTCTGCAGAGTTTGTTGGAGTGCCTGACGTGTCCGCCCTTCACGCCTACACAGCACCTGGAGAGGGAGCAGGCGCTGGCCAAACAGTTCGCAGAGATCCTGCACTTCACTCTGCGCTTCGATGAACTCAAG aTGAGAATTCCTGCCATCCAGAACGACTTCAGCTACTACAGAAGAACGATCAGTCGAAACCGAATAAACAACATGAAT TTGGACATTGAGAATGAAGTAAACAACGAGATGGCCAACAGGATGTCTCTGTTCTACGCCGAGGCCACGCCCATGCTGAAAACACTCAGCAACGCAACCACAAACTTTGTGACAGAG aATAAAACTCTTCCTCTGGAGAACACGACAGACTGTCTCAGCACCATGGCCAGTGTCTGCAAAGTCATGCTGGAGACACC AGAATATTCGAGTCGTTTCAGCAGCGAGGACACGCTCCTATTTTGCATGAGGGTCATGGTCGGGGTCATCATTCTGTACGACCACGTCCATCCCAACGGCGCCTTCAACAAGTCGTCTAAGATCGATgtaagagagagacacacacacacacacacgcgtcagATTAAAGTGTTTGTGATGCGGACTCTCAGCgtcttcattctgtctctgtttggtttCCAGATGAAAGGCTGCATCAAAGTCCTGAAGGAGCAGCCCGCAGACAACGTAGAAGGTCTCCTCAACGCCCTCAA ATTCACCACAAAACACCTGAATGACGAGTCCACTCCGAAGAACATCCGGACGATGCTCCAGTAA
- the fam49a gene encoding CYFIP-related Rac1 interactor A isoform X4 — translation MGNLLKVLTRDIENYPHFFLDFENAQPTEGERDVWNQVNSVLQDSENILLGLQAYKGAGQEIRDAIQNPSDHMLQERAWNSVCPLVIKLKKFYSFSLRLEEALQSLLECLTCPPFTPTQHLEREQALAKQFAEILHFTLRFDELKMRIPAIQNDFSYYRRTISRNRINNMNLDIENEVNNEMANRMSLFYAEATPMLKTLSNATTNFVTENKTLPLENTTDCLSTMASVCKVMLETPEYSSRFSSEDTLLFCMRVMVGVIILYDHVHPNGAFNKSSKIDMKGCIKVLKEQPADNVEGLLNALKFTTKHLNDESTPKNIRTMLQ, via the exons ATGGGTAACCTGCTAAAAGTCCTAACAAGAGATATAGAGAACTATCCACACTTTTTCCTGGACTTTGAAA ATGCACAGCCGACAGAAGGAGAGCGAGACGTGTGGAACCAGGTGAACTCCGTCCTGCAGGACTCTGAGAACATCCTGTTGGGCCTGCAGGCGTACAAAGGCGCCGGCCAAGAGATCAGAGAT gcaaTTCAAAATCCCAGTGACCACATGCTGCAGGAGCGAGCCTGGAACTCCGTCTGCCCGCTGGTCATCAAACTCAAGAAGTTCTACAGCTTCTCTCTCAGACTTG AGGAGGCTCTGCAGAGTTTGTTGGAGTGCCTGACGTGTCCGCCCTTCACGCCTACACAGCACCTGGAGAGGGAGCAGGCGCTGGCCAAACAGTTCGCAGAGATCCTGCACTTCACTCTGCGCTTCGATGAACTCAAG aTGAGAATTCCTGCCATCCAGAACGACTTCAGCTACTACAGAAGAACGATCAGTCGAAACCGAATAAACAACATGAAT TTGGACATTGAGAATGAAGTAAACAACGAGATGGCCAACAGGATGTCTCTGTTCTACGCCGAGGCCACGCCCATGCTGAAAACACTCAGCAACGCAACCACAAACTTTGTGACAGAG aATAAAACTCTTCCTCTGGAGAACACGACAGACTGTCTCAGCACCATGGCCAGTGTCTGCAAAGTCATGCTGGAGACACC AGAATATTCGAGTCGTTTCAGCAGCGAGGACACGCTCCTATTTTGCATGAGGGTCATGGTCGGGGTCATCATTCTGTACGACCACGTCCATCCCAACGGCGCCTTCAACAAGTCGTCTAAGATCGAT ATGAAAGGCTGCATCAAAGTCCTGAAGGAGCAGCCCGCAGACAACGTAGAAGGTCTCCTCAACGCCCTCAA ATTCACCACAAAACACCTGAATGACGAGTCCACTCCGAAGAACATCCGGACGATGCTCCAGTAA
- the fam49a gene encoding CYFIP-related Rac1 interactor A isoform X1 encodes MGNLLKVLTCTELEQAPNFFLDFENAQPTEGERDVWNQVNSVLQDSENILLGLQAYKGAGQEIRDAIQNPSDHMLQERAWNSVCPLVIKLKKFYSFSLRLEEALQSLLECLTCPPFTPTQHLEREQALAKQFAEILHFTLRFDELKMRIPAIQNDFSYYRRTISRNRINNMNLDIENEVNNEMANRMSLFYAEATPMLKTLSNATTNFVTENKTLPLENTTDCLSTMASVCKVMLETPEYSSRFSSEDTLLFCMRVMVGVIILYDHVHPNGAFNKSSKIDVRERHTHTHTRQIKVFVMRTLSVFILSLFGFQMKGCIKVLKEQPADNVEGLLNALKFTTKHLNDESTPKNIRTMLQ; translated from the exons ATGGGGAATCTGTTAAAAGTGCTCACTTGCACAGAGCTTGAACAGGCGCCAAACTTTTTCCTTGACTTTGAAA ATGCACAGCCGACAGAAGGAGAGCGAGACGTGTGGAACCAGGTGAACTCCGTCCTGCAGGACTCTGAGAACATCCTGTTGGGCCTGCAGGCGTACAAAGGCGCCGGCCAAGAGATCAGAGAT gcaaTTCAAAATCCCAGTGACCACATGCTGCAGGAGCGAGCCTGGAACTCCGTCTGCCCGCTGGTCATCAAACTCAAGAAGTTCTACAGCTTCTCTCTCAGACTTG AGGAGGCTCTGCAGAGTTTGTTGGAGTGCCTGACGTGTCCGCCCTTCACGCCTACACAGCACCTGGAGAGGGAGCAGGCGCTGGCCAAACAGTTCGCAGAGATCCTGCACTTCACTCTGCGCTTCGATGAACTCAAG aTGAGAATTCCTGCCATCCAGAACGACTTCAGCTACTACAGAAGAACGATCAGTCGAAACCGAATAAACAACATGAAT TTGGACATTGAGAATGAAGTAAACAACGAGATGGCCAACAGGATGTCTCTGTTCTACGCCGAGGCCACGCCCATGCTGAAAACACTCAGCAACGCAACCACAAACTTTGTGACAGAG aATAAAACTCTTCCTCTGGAGAACACGACAGACTGTCTCAGCACCATGGCCAGTGTCTGCAAAGTCATGCTGGAGACACC AGAATATTCGAGTCGTTTCAGCAGCGAGGACACGCTCCTATTTTGCATGAGGGTCATGGTCGGGGTCATCATTCTGTACGACCACGTCCATCCCAACGGCGCCTTCAACAAGTCGTCTAAGATCGATgtaagagagagacacacacacacacacacgcgtcagATTAAAGTGTTTGTGATGCGGACTCTCAGCgtcttcattctgtctctgtttggtttCCAGATGAAAGGCTGCATCAAAGTCCTGAAGGAGCAGCCCGCAGACAACGTAGAAGGTCTCCTCAACGCCCTCAA ATTCACCACAAAACACCTGAATGACGAGTCCACTCCGAAGAACATCCGGACGATGCTCCAGTAA
- the fam49a gene encoding CYFIP-related Rac1 interactor A isoform X3, with protein MGNLLKVLTCTELEQAPNFFLDFENAQPTEGERDVWNQVNSVLQDSENILLGLQAYKGAGQEIRDAIQNPSDHMLQERAWNSVCPLVIKLKKFYSFSLRLEEALQSLLECLTCPPFTPTQHLEREQALAKQFAEILHFTLRFDELKMRIPAIQNDFSYYRRTISRNRINNMNLDIENEVNNEMANRMSLFYAEATPMLKTLSNATTNFVTENKTLPLENTTDCLSTMASVCKVMLETPEYSSRFSSEDTLLFCMRVMVGVIILYDHVHPNGAFNKSSKIDMKGCIKVLKEQPADNVEGLLNALKFTTKHLNDESTPKNIRTMLQ; from the exons ATGGGGAATCTGTTAAAAGTGCTCACTTGCACAGAGCTTGAACAGGCGCCAAACTTTTTCCTTGACTTTGAAA ATGCACAGCCGACAGAAGGAGAGCGAGACGTGTGGAACCAGGTGAACTCCGTCCTGCAGGACTCTGAGAACATCCTGTTGGGCCTGCAGGCGTACAAAGGCGCCGGCCAAGAGATCAGAGAT gcaaTTCAAAATCCCAGTGACCACATGCTGCAGGAGCGAGCCTGGAACTCCGTCTGCCCGCTGGTCATCAAACTCAAGAAGTTCTACAGCTTCTCTCTCAGACTTG AGGAGGCTCTGCAGAGTTTGTTGGAGTGCCTGACGTGTCCGCCCTTCACGCCTACACAGCACCTGGAGAGGGAGCAGGCGCTGGCCAAACAGTTCGCAGAGATCCTGCACTTCACTCTGCGCTTCGATGAACTCAAG aTGAGAATTCCTGCCATCCAGAACGACTTCAGCTACTACAGAAGAACGATCAGTCGAAACCGAATAAACAACATGAAT TTGGACATTGAGAATGAAGTAAACAACGAGATGGCCAACAGGATGTCTCTGTTCTACGCCGAGGCCACGCCCATGCTGAAAACACTCAGCAACGCAACCACAAACTTTGTGACAGAG aATAAAACTCTTCCTCTGGAGAACACGACAGACTGTCTCAGCACCATGGCCAGTGTCTGCAAAGTCATGCTGGAGACACC AGAATATTCGAGTCGTTTCAGCAGCGAGGACACGCTCCTATTTTGCATGAGGGTCATGGTCGGGGTCATCATTCTGTACGACCACGTCCATCCCAACGGCGCCTTCAACAAGTCGTCTAAGATCGAT ATGAAAGGCTGCATCAAAGTCCTGAAGGAGCAGCCCGCAGACAACGTAGAAGGTCTCCTCAACGCCCTCAA ATTCACCACAAAACACCTGAATGACGAGTCCACTCCGAAGAACATCCGGACGATGCTCCAGTAA